In Scleropages formosus chromosome 10, fSclFor1.1, whole genome shotgun sequence, a single genomic region encodes these proteins:
- the il10ra gene encoding interleukin-10 receptor subunit alpha, translating into MKMDYRYFTCTLFSFIQLAVCVKGLNKTNHLKVTTAIWDGKVTLRWEAPEWAQPHSKYEVQFTKNTAQFQWAAIQSCSVPQKTECDLSEIINMTASLYWIRVRLSTGQNVSSWSKVRVSLREGKLLPPTFSLSGNSSSLNIRIKTKPVLREIFKFGLNYQIYLKEKGNDKVVQNKTWQWPDDEEGSDVNFDFLQWGQEYCVCSRVEDRASSVSSALSSEQCLLLPTPEWYSFMVLAFVVLCVLGVLVLLVLFLRCFLCRPEKLPIVLKSPGSGWNPLTVGQVPVEIVTDKGFLLLSRKAEEKTQRIQKMIGVEKDIGRRGSMDSGVSMEQQSSDTDGERTGEVEQQRKEDSGCGSLAEGEGSTGRGELTRMSMLDERNHNWSEAQQRKDTAMAVRSQYGDGSLEVENSGLGPEVRVALNYARREQGPSFMQVRDKTPSDVEISVAVAVGYRPSQLACVCSGQGLCLWCRVGSHHEAGTEDSPGSASNSLFKDNLGCAYNTTDHSSQYRASSPLCFEDESPNTTCSQSTRLLGKEDISVHPFILPTDSTDSAPLLQCAPESILLDNGLDNSISTFPGLSLHDIELTFG; encoded by the exons ATGAAGATGGATTACAGATATTTCACTTGcacacttttttccttcataCAGCTTGCTGTCTGTGTAAAAG gtctgaataaaaccaatcacctTAAGGTGACCACGGCCATATGGGATGGAAAAGTGACACTTCGCTGGGAAGCTCCTGAATGGGCCCAACCACACTCTAAATATGAAGTTCAGTTTACAAA GAACACGGCACAATTCCAATGGGCGGCGATACAAAGCTGCAGCGTACCGCAGAAGACGGAGTGTGACCTCAGTGAGATCATCAACATGACAGCGTCTCTTTACTGGATCCGGGTCCGATTGTCCACAGGGCAGAATGTCTCTTCTTGGTCTAAAGTACGGGTTAGCCTCAGAGAGG GTAAGCTGCTGCCTCCCACCTTTTCACTGTCAGGAAATTCCTCGTCCTTGAATATCAGAATTAAAACTAAACCAGTCCTTCGTGAAATCTTCAAGTTTGGACTCAACTACCAGATCTacttaaaagaaaaaggcaacGACAAG GTGGTGCAGAATAAGACATGGCAGTGGCCGGATGATGAGGAGGGGTCAGATGTGAACTTTGACTTCCTGCAGTGGGGACAGGAGTACTGTGTCTGTTCACGAGTGGAAGACCGAGCAAGTTCGGTCAGCAGCGCGCTGTCATCGGAGCAGTGTCTCCTTCTGCCAACACCAG agtggtacTCATTCATGGTGCTGGCATTCGTGGTCCTGTGTGTTCTGGGAGTCCTGGTGCTGCTGGTCCTCTTTCTACGTTGCTTCCTGTGCCGGCCAGAGAAACTGCCTATCGTGCTG AAATCCCCGGGAAGTGGCTGGAACCCCCTGACTGTGGGACAGGTTCCCGTGGAGATTGTGACCGACAAGGGGTTCCTGCTGCTTAGCAGGAAGGCTGAGGAGAAGACCCAGCGGATTCAAAAGATGATTGGGGTGGAGAAAGACATCGGGAGGCGAGGCAGCATGGACAGCGGGGTTAGTATGGAGCAGCAGTCATCGGACACGGACGGGGAAAGGACgggagaggtggagcagcaGCGGAAAGAGGACAGCGGCTGCGGGAGCCTGGCAGAGGGGGAGGGCAGCACCGGCAGAGGAGAGCTCACCAGGATGTCCATGCTGGATGAGAGGAACCACAACTGGAGCGAAGCTCAGCAACGCAAGGACACCGCGATGGCTGTGCGGTCACAGTATGGTGATGGAAGTCTGGAAGTAGAGAACTCTGGGCTAGGGCCTGAAGTGCGCGTGGCTTTGAACTACGCCCGCCGTGAGCAGGGTCCCTCCTTTATGCAGGTACGGGACAAAACCCCCAGTGACGTGGAGATCAGTGTCGCAGTCGCTGTGGGATACAGGCCAAGCCAGCTGGCATGCGTGTGCTCGGGCCAAGGTCTGTGTCTCTGGTGCCGAGTAGGCAGCCATCACGAGGCCGGGACCGAAGACAGCCCAGGGTCTGCCTCAAATAGTCTCTTCAAAGACAATTTAGGGTGCGCGTACAACACTACTGACCACAGCAGCCAGTACCGGGCCTCCTCGCCCCTGTGTTTCGAAGATGAAAGCCCGAACACGACTTGTTCCCAAAGCACACGGCTGCTTGGGAAAGAGGACATTTCGGTGCATCCCTTCATACTCCCCACAGACTCCACTGACAGTGCACCGCTGCTACAGTGTGCACCAGAGTCAATCCTGCTGGACAATGGACTGGATAACAGTATAAGTACCTTCCCAGGACTTTCGCTGCATGACATAGAGCTAACCTTCGGCTGA